A genomic region of Kribbella sp. NBC_00382 contains the following coding sequences:
- a CDS encoding S8 family serine peptidase: MSRSRKLAAATIVSLAVAAALAVPAAGLQNPPPSQPSAGTDGAGAGLAATVNPLTITLVTGDKVTVGRTATGYTPVTVQAGPGREGMAFHKVSFKGKELVVPLDAFPLVSSGIVDERLFDVSLLATLGLDDKSSPRLPLLVQYAAGGAARAVRSALPEGTLVKRELPIIDAVAIGQERSQAGDLWFNWLNSPQAKRKTGLAGTVKKLWLDGGVTPNLDRSVPQIGAPAAWKAGFTGKGVKVAVLDSGYDATHPDFKDRVIATKGFTADQDGTVDEKDVVDRIGHGTHTASTVAGTGAASGGKYKGVAPDAGLMIGKVCGDRNCESSAMIAGMQWAAESGAKVVNMSIGGGPSDGTDILSETINELTASTGTLFVVSAGNFGAAQTVSTPAAADAALAVASVTKSDTHSEFSSQGPRVGDLSVKPDISAPGSHIVAARAANTPLAPFAINDSYADLSGTSMAAPHVAGAAALLAQQHPDWKAPELKSALMGSSVGLDGQGIYTQGAGRVDVAQAIKQEVLAMPSNLNLGLQAAPHDDDKPVTKPVTYVNKSSHPVRLTLRLEGAKLFRLDRSSITIPANGSAQVNVTGRTDGREAEGAYAAWLIANGNGNGPAIRTTVGIGKEVSTYEHTLQMTDRTGAPATNDDLHLAGTYLINIERQEGYSVAAGDTVKLPAGHYLVDGYAATLRSDAPGLQEITYYTEGDLVIGKTGPVVLDGRRAAKVAFKAPVTGATAATGGIGMNRTLATGTYIGGVGLDGNGVPNAEPELYVVPNKTGTAQTYTAYSHVAWAGAPDGPVPGVGSFLNSPYLYHDVAVWPGRIPAHPSVITKPADYAHINASYAGEPGFYADNYGFPTAPQPAADGTRLPLFVFTPAISMSLPFRRDEYYSAKGVEWAFSNQVYSFSEENGYEYHSVLDSEVNAFRAGKTTKLDWQRGVFGPSLPDPRIGNPGRPKLPWVSRDGDILSVYVPTFSDGVPNRLGDVGSASEQTTLFRNGQQIGSTDSVAIQTFALPAGAATYRLAKVVKPGQVWTKLSTEISSEWTFKSQRTPDGVDTALPLLNVRYTPALDDRNRAPGGRFEFPVTVQTAFLAPTKPIVSLQVSASFDDGGSWRPVAVRRTGVNTFKAAVDQPSSGFVTLRSIAIDAAGNKVTQTIKRAYEVK, encoded by the coding sequence TTGTCCCGATCCCGCAAGCTGGCCGCCGCGACCATCGTGTCGCTGGCGGTCGCCGCCGCCCTCGCGGTCCCCGCCGCCGGCCTCCAGAACCCTCCCCCGAGCCAACCCAGCGCCGGTACTGATGGAGCCGGCGCTGGGTTGGCGGCCACCGTCAATCCGCTCACCATCACCCTCGTCACCGGCGACAAGGTGACCGTAGGGCGAACCGCCACCGGTTACACCCCCGTCACCGTCCAGGCAGGCCCCGGCCGCGAAGGAATGGCCTTCCACAAGGTCTCCTTCAAGGGCAAGGAACTCGTCGTCCCGCTGGACGCCTTCCCGCTCGTCTCGTCGGGCATCGTCGACGAGCGACTCTTCGACGTCAGCCTGCTCGCCACCCTCGGCCTGGATGACAAGTCGTCGCCCCGCCTCCCATTGCTGGTCCAGTACGCCGCCGGTGGCGCGGCCCGTGCCGTCCGCTCCGCCCTCCCCGAGGGCACGTTGGTCAAGCGCGAACTGCCGATCATCGACGCCGTCGCGATCGGCCAGGAACGATCGCAAGCCGGCGACCTCTGGTTCAACTGGCTCAACAGCCCGCAGGCCAAGCGCAAAACCGGCCTGGCCGGCACCGTCAAGAAGCTCTGGCTCGACGGCGGCGTCACCCCGAACCTCGACCGCAGCGTCCCGCAGATCGGCGCCCCGGCAGCCTGGAAGGCCGGCTTCACCGGCAAGGGCGTGAAGGTCGCCGTGCTCGACTCCGGGTACGACGCGACGCACCCCGACTTCAAGGACCGGGTGATCGCCACCAAGGGCTTCACCGCGGACCAAGATGGCACTGTCGATGAGAAGGACGTCGTCGACCGGATCGGCCACGGCACCCACACTGCCTCGACCGTGGCCGGTACCGGTGCAGCGTCGGGCGGCAAGTACAAGGGCGTCGCTCCCGATGCCGGCCTGATGATCGGCAAGGTGTGCGGCGATCGCAACTGCGAGTCGTCCGCGATGATCGCCGGCATGCAGTGGGCCGCCGAGTCCGGCGCGAAGGTCGTCAATATGAGCATCGGCGGCGGCCCGAGCGACGGTACGGACATCCTTTCCGAGACCATCAACGAGCTGACCGCCAGTACCGGCACGCTGTTCGTCGTCTCGGCCGGCAACTTCGGCGCCGCGCAGACCGTATCGACCCCGGCCGCGGCGGATGCCGCCCTGGCCGTCGCCTCGGTCACCAAGTCCGACACCCACAGCGAGTTCTCCAGCCAGGGCCCGCGCGTCGGCGACCTGTCGGTGAAGCCCGACATCTCCGCTCCCGGCAGCCACATCGTGGCCGCCCGCGCGGCGAACACGCCGCTGGCACCGTTCGCGATCAACGATTCGTACGCGGATCTGTCCGGTACTTCGATGGCCGCGCCCCACGTCGCCGGCGCGGCCGCCCTGCTCGCCCAGCAGCACCCGGACTGGAAGGCCCCGGAGCTGAAGTCGGCGTTGATGGGCTCGTCGGTCGGACTCGACGGCCAAGGCATCTACACCCAGGGCGCCGGCCGGGTCGACGTCGCGCAGGCGATCAAGCAAGAGGTCCTGGCGATGCCCAGCAACCTCAACCTCGGGCTGCAAGCGGCACCGCACGACGACGACAAGCCGGTCACGAAGCCGGTGACGTACGTCAACAAGAGCTCCCACCCGGTCAGGCTGACTCTCCGCCTCGAAGGCGCCAAGCTGTTCCGCCTCGACCGGTCCTCGATCACCATCCCGGCCAACGGCAGCGCGCAAGTCAACGTCACGGGTCGCACCGACGGGCGTGAGGCCGAGGGCGCGTACGCCGCCTGGCTCATTGCCAACGGCAACGGCAACGGTCCGGCGATCCGCACGACCGTTGGCATCGGCAAGGAGGTGTCGACCTACGAGCACACCCTGCAGATGACGGACCGTACCGGCGCACCCGCCACCAACGACGACCTGCATCTGGCCGGTACCTACCTGATCAACATCGAACGCCAGGAGGGGTACTCGGTCGCGGCCGGCGACACCGTCAAGCTCCCGGCCGGGCACTACCTGGTCGACGGCTACGCCGCCACCCTCAGGTCCGACGCGCCAGGCCTCCAGGAGATCACGTACTACACCGAAGGCGACCTGGTGATCGGCAAGACCGGGCCGGTCGTACTGGACGGCCGCCGGGCGGCGAAGGTCGCGTTCAAGGCTCCGGTCACCGGCGCCACCGCCGCGACCGGCGGGATTGGGATGAACCGGACGCTTGCCACCGGCACCTATATCGGCGGCGTCGGCCTCGACGGGAACGGCGTCCCCAACGCGGAGCCCGAGCTGTACGTCGTACCGAACAAGACAGGCACCGCTCAGACCTACACGGCGTACTCGCATGTCGCCTGGGCCGGCGCTCCGGACGGGCCGGTGCCCGGCGTCGGGAGCTTCCTGAACAGCCCCTACCTGTACCACGATGTCGCCGTCTGGCCCGGCCGCATTCCGGCCCACCCGTCGGTGATCACCAAGCCTGCCGACTACGCGCACATCAACGCGTCGTACGCCGGTGAGCCCGGCTTCTACGCCGACAACTACGGCTTCCCCACGGCGCCGCAGCCGGCTGCGGACGGTACCCGGCTGCCGTTGTTCGTCTTCACGCCGGCGATCAGCATGAGCCTGCCGTTCCGGCGGGACGAGTACTACTCGGCGAAGGGCGTGGAGTGGGCCTTCAGCAACCAGGTCTACAGCTTCAGCGAGGAGAACGGGTACGAGTACCACTCGGTGCTCGACTCCGAGGTGAATGCCTTCCGGGCCGGGAAGACGACGAAGCTCGACTGGCAGCGGGGTGTCTTCGGCCCGAGCCTGCCCGACCCGCGGATCGGCAATCCGGGACGGCCGAAGCTGCCTTGGGTGTCGCGCGATGGTGACATCCTGAGCGTCTACGTGCCGACCTTCTCCGACGGCGTGCCCAACCGGCTCGGTGATGTGGGCAGCGCGTCCGAGCAGACCACGCTGTTCCGCAACGGCCAGCAGATCGGCTCGACGGATTCGGTGGCGATCCAGACGTTCGCGCTACCGGCCGGCGCTGCGACGTACCGGCTGGCGAAGGTGGTCAAGCCGGGTCAGGTGTGGACCAAGCTGTCGACGGAGATCTCGTCGGAGTGGACGTTCAAGTCGCAGCGGACGCCGGACGGTGTCGACACTGCGCTGCCGCTGCTGAATGTGCGCTACACGCCGGCTTTGGATGACCGCAACCGGGCGCCCGGCGGCCGGTTCGAGTTCCCGGTCACCGTCCAGACGGCGTTCCTCGCGCCCACCAAGCCGATCGTGTCGCTGCAGGTGTCGGCGTCCTTCGATGACGGCGGCTCGTGGCGGCCGGTGGCGGTACGGCGTACCGGCGTGAACACCTTCAAGGCGGCCGTCGACCAGCCGTCCAGCGGCTTCGTCACCCTGCGCTCGATCGCGATCGATGCCGCAGGCAACAAGGTCACGCAGACCATCAAGCGGGCTTACGAAGTCAAGTAG
- a CDS encoding ATP-grasp domain-containing protein, whose translation MLLVPGDPSEPRRVDPHFAAEADAARALGVPVAVVDHTAREHPEDMVAAVPAGDDAVYRGWPMTIAEYATFAKVLDARRVTLRTSPDDYRLAQDRTRWPKALRAVVVDSADGPLLRTWWIGGRCLQLSAGIDLVEIEPVITDLALPFVTADLVRRADGAWRIAALTDGQISAWPVSRDPADLLAGLF comes from the coding sequence ATGTTGCTGGTACCGGGGGACCCGTCGGAGCCGCGGCGAGTGGATCCACACTTCGCCGCGGAGGCGGACGCGGCGCGCGCTCTCGGCGTACCGGTCGCGGTGGTCGACCACACCGCACGGGAGCACCCGGAAGACATGGTGGCCGCGGTACCGGCCGGCGACGACGCCGTTTATCGCGGCTGGCCGATGACGATTGCTGAGTACGCCACCTTCGCCAAGGTGCTCGATGCTCGGCGGGTGACGTTGCGCACCAGTCCTGACGACTACCGGCTGGCGCAGGACCGTACTCGCTGGCCTAAGGCGCTGCGAGCCGTAGTGGTGGACTCTGCGGACGGCCCGCTCCTGCGGACCTGGTGGATCGGTGGCCGCTGCCTCCAACTCTCGGCCGGGATCGATCTGGTCGAGATCGAGCCTGTCATCACCGATCTGGCCCTCCCCTTCGTCACCGCCGACCTGGTACGCCGTGCCGACGGCGCCTGGCGGATCGCCGCCCTCACCGACGGCCAGATCAGCGCTTGGCCCGTCTCCAGGGACCCCGCGGACCTCCTGGCGGGGCTGTTCTGA
- a CDS encoding DEAD/DEAH box helicase, with product MTLTEKLPGSTEVDALYDAFATWVGEQGISLYPAQEEALIEVMTGSNVILSTPTGSGKSLVATGSHFAALANGKRTFYTAPIKALVSEKFFALCDVFGADKVGMLTGDASVNAGAPIICCTAEVLANVALREGRAADVGQVVMDEFHFYSEPDRGWAWQVPLLELPDAQFILMSATLGDVERFKIDLNRRTGRPTAIVSSAERPVPLVYKYVTSPLHETLSELLVTHQSPVYVVHFTQASALERAQALTSINVCTKEEKDKIKELIGHFRFSPGFGKTLQRLIMHGIGVHHAGMLPKYRRLVEQLAQAGLLKVICGTDTLGVGINVPIRTVLLTALSKYDGRRQRILKAREFHQIAGRAGRAGYDTSGTVVVQAPDHVVENVRLMAKAGDDPKKQRRVQRKKPPEGFVTWGEDTFDRLVAADPEPLQSRMRVSHAMLLNVIARDGDAFASMRHLLQDNHEDSKAQLRLIRRAIQIYRTLLTAGVVERLDEPDENGRTLRLTVDLQKDFSLNQPLSTFALAALDLLDPEDPLYALDVVSVVEATLEDPRAILMAQLHHAKGEAVQGMKADGIEYEERMELLDEISWPKPLEELLEATLDIYRQTHPWIAEAGLSPKSVVRDMFERAMTFGEYIQYYALARSEGIVLRYLSDAYKALRQTVPPDKANEDLTDLIEWLGEVVRQTDSSLLDEWEELTNPSTDEIVAPVPVGPRRITLNTRAFRVLVRNAMFRRVELVSLHRWAELGQLDNDSGWDAGRWAEAGTAYYAEHDSLPTGPAARGPALFIVEEHPGYWEVQQIIDDPEGNHDWRITATIDLDASDEAGDLVLEMVSFKPL from the coding sequence ATGACGCTCACCGAGAAGCTGCCCGGCTCCACCGAAGTCGATGCCCTGTACGACGCCTTTGCCACCTGGGTGGGTGAGCAGGGGATCTCGTTGTATCCGGCGCAGGAAGAGGCGCTGATCGAGGTGATGACGGGGTCGAACGTGATCCTGTCGACGCCGACCGGCTCCGGGAAGAGCCTGGTGGCCACCGGGTCGCACTTCGCGGCGCTCGCGAACGGGAAGCGGACGTTCTACACCGCGCCGATCAAGGCGCTGGTGTCGGAGAAGTTCTTCGCCCTGTGTGATGTCTTCGGGGCCGACAAGGTCGGGATGCTGACCGGGGACGCGTCCGTCAACGCCGGGGCGCCGATCATCTGCTGTACCGCCGAAGTGCTGGCCAACGTGGCGCTGCGCGAGGGCCGGGCCGCCGATGTCGGTCAGGTGGTGATGGACGAGTTCCACTTCTACTCCGAGCCGGACCGTGGCTGGGCGTGGCAGGTACCGCTGCTGGAGCTGCCCGACGCCCAGTTCATCCTGATGTCGGCCACGCTCGGCGACGTCGAGCGGTTCAAGATCGACCTGAACCGGCGGACCGGCCGGCCGACGGCGATCGTCTCGTCGGCCGAGCGACCGGTGCCGCTGGTCTACAAGTACGTCACCTCGCCGCTGCACGAGACGCTCTCCGAGCTCCTGGTCACCCACCAGTCCCCCGTGTACGTCGTCCACTTCACCCAGGCGTCCGCGCTGGAACGCGCTCAGGCGCTCACCAGCATCAACGTCTGCACGAAGGAGGAGAAGGACAAGATCAAGGAGCTGATCGGGCACTTCCGGTTCAGCCCGGGCTTCGGCAAGACGCTGCAGCGCCTCATCATGCACGGGATCGGCGTCCACCACGCCGGCATGCTCCCGAAGTACCGGCGGTTGGTCGAGCAGCTCGCGCAGGCGGGGTTGCTGAAGGTCATCTGCGGCACGGACACCCTCGGCGTCGGCATCAATGTCCCGATCCGTACCGTCCTGCTGACCGCGCTGAGCAAGTACGACGGCCGCCGGCAGCGCATCCTCAAGGCGCGTGAGTTCCACCAGATCGCGGGTCGCGCGGGCCGGGCCGGGTACGACACCTCCGGCACCGTCGTCGTCCAGGCGCCGGATCACGTGGTGGAGAACGTCCGGCTGATGGCGAAGGCCGGCGACGACCCGAAGAAGCAGCGCCGGGTGCAGCGCAAGAAGCCGCCGGAGGGTTTCGTCACCTGGGGTGAGGACACCTTCGACCGGCTCGTCGCCGCCGATCCCGAGCCGCTGCAGTCGCGGATGCGGGTCAGCCACGCGATGCTGCTGAACGTGATCGCCCGCGACGGCGACGCGTTCGCGAGCATGCGGCACCTGCTGCAGGACAACCACGAGGACTCCAAGGCGCAGCTCCGGCTGATCCGGCGCGCGATCCAGATCTACCGCACGCTGCTCACCGCGGGCGTCGTCGAGCGCTTGGACGAGCCCGACGAGAACGGCCGCACGCTGCGCCTGACGGTCGACCTGCAGAAGGACTTCTCGTTGAACCAGCCGCTGTCCACCTTCGCGCTGGCGGCGCTGGACCTGCTCGATCCTGAGGACCCGCTGTATGCGCTGGACGTGGTCTCGGTGGTCGAGGCGACGCTGGAGGACCCGCGCGCGATTCTGATGGCGCAGCTGCACCACGCCAAGGGCGAGGCCGTGCAGGGGATGAAGGCCGACGGGATCGAGTACGAGGAGCGGATGGAGCTGCTCGACGAGATCAGCTGGCCGAAGCCGCTCGAAGAGTTGCTCGAGGCAACTTTGGACATCTATCGACAAACCCACCCGTGGATCGCCGAGGCCGGCCTGTCGCCGAAGTCCGTCGTCCGGGACATGTTCGAGCGCGCGATGACGTTCGGCGAGTACATCCAGTACTACGCGCTGGCGCGCTCCGAGGGCATCGTCCTGCGGTACCTCAGCGACGCGTACAAGGCGCTCCGCCAGACGGTCCCGCCGGACAAGGCGAACGAGGACCTGACCGACCTGATCGAGTGGCTCGGCGAGGTCGTCCGCCAGACCGACTCCAGCCTGCTCGACGAGTGGGAAGAGCTGACCAACCCGAGCACCGACGAGATCGTCGCGCCGGTACCGGTCGGCCCTCGCCGGATCACCTTGAACACAAGGGCTTTCCGGGTACTCGTCCGCAACGCGATGTTCCGCCGGGTGGAGCTCGTCTCGCTGCACCGCTGGGCCGAGCTGGGCCAGCTGGACAACGACTCCGGCTGGGACGCCGGACGCTGGGCAGAGGCCGGTACTGCGTACTACGCCGAGCACGACTCGCTGCCGACCGGCCCTGCCGCTCGTGGGCCGGCCCTGTTCATCGTCGAGGAGCACCCGGGCTACTGGGAGGTCCAGCAGATCATCGACGACCCCGAGGGCAACCACGACTGGCGCATCACCGCCACCATCGACCTGGACGCCTCCGACGAGGCAGGCGACCTGGTCCTGGAGATGGTCTCCTTTAAGCCTTTGTAG
- a CDS encoding CU044_5270 family protein — translation MNEFDKIRKAFPEQPGPSADATNKARRQVQDLIREAQTAKHRDRWYAAAKSGRVGMALTATAATVALAALATPLILAPGPDAGDAGPVPSTITPTSPRLTTASQVLVQLALKQEIDEKVSGKYFRVRNLQIRGLIEVGSPKYKIAQKSITESWMPMRQGVESWFGWVDLGAHPATRADAAKWRAQGSPTQWPQSETDPITMAPSEPVVNKMTFDEVPPGYYLSGVKPVTAQQIQALPTDPEKLRAVLAAKPEAWMTADDINYQVFNAAGRLLFEMPSPPKLRGAALRVLSMLPGVRIKENVKDPIGRTGTQISMDWAKPGRPSSGPTRLWDGKTNYVVDPATGRLLSSEYDGQKKGASVVLESGWTDEKPTPPSPAIR, via the coding sequence ATGAACGAGTTCGACAAGATCCGCAAAGCCTTCCCCGAGCAGCCCGGCCCGTCCGCGGACGCGACGAACAAGGCGCGCCGGCAGGTCCAGGACCTCATCCGTGAGGCGCAGACCGCCAAACACCGAGACCGCTGGTACGCCGCGGCGAAGTCGGGGCGGGTCGGAATGGCCCTGACCGCGACGGCCGCCACCGTGGCGCTGGCCGCGCTCGCGACACCGCTGATCCTGGCGCCCGGCCCCGATGCCGGCGATGCGGGACCGGTGCCGAGCACGATCACGCCGACCAGCCCCAGGCTGACGACGGCCAGCCAGGTCCTGGTCCAGCTCGCCCTCAAGCAGGAGATCGACGAGAAGGTCTCCGGCAAGTACTTCCGGGTCCGCAACCTTCAGATCCGCGGCTTGATCGAGGTCGGCTCACCGAAGTACAAGATCGCGCAGAAGAGCATCACCGAGAGCTGGATGCCGATGCGGCAGGGCGTCGAGTCCTGGTTCGGCTGGGTCGATCTAGGGGCGCACCCGGCGACTCGCGCGGACGCGGCCAAGTGGCGAGCCCAAGGGTCGCCGACGCAGTGGCCGCAGAGCGAGACCGATCCGATCACGATGGCGCCGAGCGAGCCGGTCGTGAACAAGATGACCTTCGACGAGGTTCCGCCCGGCTACTACCTGAGCGGGGTCAAGCCGGTGACCGCCCAGCAGATCCAGGCGCTGCCGACCGACCCCGAGAAGCTCCGCGCCGTGCTCGCGGCGAAGCCGGAGGCGTGGATGACGGCCGACGACATCAACTACCAGGTCTTCAACGCGGCCGGGCGGTTGCTGTTCGAGATGCCGTCGCCGCCGAAGCTGCGGGGCGCGGCGCTGCGAGTGCTGTCGATGCTGCCGGGCGTGCGGATCAAGGAGAACGTCAAGGATCCGATCGGCCGGACCGGCACCCAGATCAGCATGGACTGGGCCAAGCCCGGTCGGCCTTCCAGCGGACCGACCCGGCTCTGGGACGGCAAGACCAACTACGTCGTCGACCCGGCCACGGGCCGGTTGCTGAGTTCGGAGTACGACGGTCAGAAGAAGGGTGCCAGCGTCGTCCTCGAGTCCGGCTGGACCGACGAGAAGCCGACGCCGCCCTCCCCAGCCATCCGCTGA